The following coding sequences are from one Shewanella violacea DSS12 window:
- the ybaK gene encoding Cys-tRNA(Pro) deacylase, with the protein MTPAINALKKAKIEFVIHEYHHQPGCDSYGLEAAEKLGLQLEQVFKTLVVQLDGKQLVVAIIPVDSKLNMKLIAKAAQAKKAAMANADDVQRSTGYKLGGVSPIAQKKTLKTYIDISAENHLQIYVSGGQRGLDIELAPEQLQLITKARLAALTN; encoded by the coding sequence ATGACTCCAGCAATCAATGCACTAAAGAAAGCCAAAATAGAATTCGTCATACATGAATATCACCATCAGCCTGGTTGTGACTCTTATGGGCTAGAAGCGGCAGAAAAATTAGGTTTGCAGCTTGAACAAGTGTTTAAGACATTAGTCGTTCAGCTCGATGGCAAACAGCTTGTGGTTGCCATTATTCCCGTCGACTCCAAACTCAATATGAAACTCATAGCCAAGGCAGCGCAAGCTAAGAAAGCCGCCATGGCCAATGCCGATGATGTGCAAAGATCTACTGGCTATAAATTGGGAGGTGTCAGTCCAATAGCACAGAAGAAAACCCTAAAGACCTACATAGATATTAGTGCAGAGAATCACTTACAAATATATGTCAGCGGCGGTCAGCGAGGATTAGACATTGAACTGGCGCCTGAGCAGCTACAACTAATAACCAAGGCACGACTCGCTGCCCTCACGAATTAA
- the pepQ gene encoding Xaa-Pro dipeptidase, with the protein MDKLASHYLAHIAELNRRVTDIVTRGNLSGLVIHSGQPHRQFLDDIDYPFKVNPHFKAWLPILDNPHCWLLVNGRDKPQLIFYRPVDFWHKVADVPDAFWSEHVEIKLLTKADKVAELLPRDISKWAYIGEHLDVAEVLGFKTRNPDAVMSYLHYHRATKTQYELECMRRSNEIAVQGHVAAKNAFYNGGSEFGIQQEYLKASCQGENEVPYGNIIALNQNASILHYTKLEHASPHPRKSFLIDAGANFFGYASDITRTYAFEKNIFSDLIEAMNKAQLELVDMMRPGLKYVDLHIETHKKIAQIMLDFNMASGDVEGLVEQGITAVFFPHGLGHMLGLQVHDMGGYLHDERGTHIAAPDAHPFLRCTRTLAVNQVLTIEPGIYIIDSLLDGLKQDKRQAQINWNTIDELRPFGGIRIEDNVIVHGDRNENMTRDCGLA; encoded by the coding sequence ATGGATAAGCTCGCTAGCCATTACCTTGCTCACATCGCAGAATTGAACCGTCGTGTGACGGATATCGTTACCCGAGGGAATTTATCTGGCCTAGTGATCCATTCTGGTCAGCCTCATCGCCAGTTTTTAGACGATATCGATTATCCCTTTAAGGTCAATCCACACTTTAAGGCCTGGTTACCCATCTTGGATAATCCCCACTGCTGGTTGCTAGTTAATGGTCGGGATAAGCCGCAATTAATCTTCTATCGTCCGGTAGATTTTTGGCATAAAGTTGCCGATGTTCCCGATGCATTTTGGAGTGAGCATGTGGAGATTAAACTGCTAACCAAAGCCGACAAGGTTGCCGAGTTGTTGCCAAGGGACATCAGCAAATGGGCCTATATAGGTGAGCATTTAGATGTTGCCGAGGTGCTTGGATTTAAGACCAGAAATCCAGATGCTGTGATGAGTTACCTTCACTATCATAGAGCGACTAAGACCCAGTATGAGCTCGAATGTATGCGCCGTTCTAACGAGATCGCTGTACAGGGTCATGTGGCTGCTAAAAATGCCTTCTATAACGGCGGCAGTGAATTTGGGATCCAGCAGGAATATCTGAAGGCTTCTTGCCAGGGCGAGAATGAGGTTCCCTACGGCAATATCATAGCGCTTAACCAGAATGCTTCGATTCTACATTACACTAAGCTGGAACATGCCAGTCCTCACCCGAGAAAGTCCTTTCTTATCGATGCTGGGGCGAATTTTTTTGGCTATGCGTCGGATATTACCCGTACCTATGCCTTCGAGAAAAATATCTTCAGTGACTTGATTGAGGCGATGAACAAGGCGCAGCTTGAGCTGGTAGATATGATGAGGCCGGGTCTAAAATATGTTGATTTACATATTGAGACCCATAAAAAAATTGCCCAGATCATGTTAGATTTTAATATGGCGAGTGGAGATGTAGAAGGCTTAGTCGAGCAGGGGATCACAGCTGTCTTTTTCCCCCATGGCCTAGGTCATATGTTAGGCCTACAAGTTCATGATATGGGAGGCTACCTTCATGATGAACGCGGCACTCATATTGCCGCACCAGATGCGCATCCCTTCCTGCGCTGCACTCGTACCTTAGCCGTAAATCAGGTACTGACTATCGAGCCAGGGATCTACATTATCGACTCTCTACTCGACGGCTTGAAGCAAGACAAACGTCAGGCACAGATTAACTGGAACACCATAGATGAGTTACGTCCATTTGGCGGCATTCGCATCGAAGATAATGTCATCGTTCATGGTGATAGAAACGAGAATATGACTCGCGATTGTGGTTTAGCCTGA
- a CDS encoding GNAT family N-acetyltransferase: MELVLLADKPEAIPQIAKWYNDEWGTPTLNQGANDSSRSTLTLESKLKDYLNRDKLPQILLATHQDEGCGTQVIASAQLRFQEMTTYPETSHWLGGVYVDKAHRGKAIGQCLINGILDLARQHQVSELYLQTEDHSGGLYKKMGWKAVEQVTYHGVKVLVMKLKLNDFYCEQQRQA; encoded by the coding sequence ATGGAACTGGTATTACTGGCAGATAAACCCGAGGCGATTCCGCAAATAGCCAAATGGTATAATGATGAATGGGGTACTCCTACTTTGAACCAGGGGGCCAATGACTCTAGTCGCTCGACTTTAACCTTGGAAAGTAAACTAAAGGATTACCTTAATCGCGACAAATTACCCCAGATACTCTTAGCAACACATCAAGATGAAGGTTGCGGCACCCAAGTCATAGCGTCAGCTCAGCTAAGATTTCAGGAGATGACCACTTACCCTGAAACATCGCATTGGCTCGGCGGCGTTTACGTCGATAAGGCTCACAGAGGAAAAGCCATTGGTCAGTGCCTGATTAATGGCATCTTAGATTTAGCCAGACAACATCAGGTAAGCGAACTTTATCTACAAACAGAAGATCATTCAGGTGGCCTGTATAAGAAGATGGGCTGGAAGGCCGTCGAACAGGTGACCTATCACGGAGTGAAAGTACTGGTGATGAAGTTAAAGCTAAATGACTTTTATTGCGAGCAGCAGAGGCAAGCATGA
- the fadA gene encoding acetyl-CoA C-acyltransferase FadA — translation MKQAVIVDCIRTPMGRSKAGVFRNVRAETLSAELMKALIKRNPKLDPNTIEDVIWGCVQQTLEQGFNIARNASLLAGLPKQIGGVTVNRLCGSSMDALHQAARAIMTGQGDTFIVGGVEHMGHVPMNHGVDFHPGLASNVAKASGMMGLTAEMLGKMHGITREQQDEFAVRSHKRAHAATVEGRFANEIHPIEGHDTNGALITVEHDEVIRPETTMESLSGLRPAFDPANGTVTAGTSSALSDGASAMLVMEEEKAKALGLPIRARILSMAVAGCDAAIMGYGPVPATKKALERAGLTIEDLDVIELNEAFAAQSIPCMKDLGLMDVVDEKVNLNGGAIALGHPLGCSGTRISTTLINLMESKDAKYGLATMCIGLGQGIATIFERP, via the coding sequence ATGAAACAAGCAGTTATCGTAGATTGCATCCGTACTCCCATGGGCCGTTCTAAGGCTGGAGTATTTAGAAATGTACGTGCAGAGACCCTCTCAGCTGAACTAATGAAGGCTCTGATTAAGCGTAATCCTAAACTGGATCCTAACACCATAGAAGACGTGATTTGGGGCTGTGTACAGCAGACTCTGGAGCAAGGCTTCAATATCGCCCGTAACGCATCACTGCTTGCGGGTCTGCCTAAGCAGATTGGCGGCGTGACCGTTAACCGCCTGTGTGGTTCATCTATGGATGCTCTCCATCAAGCCGCACGCGCCATCATGACAGGCCAAGGTGATACCTTCATCGTTGGTGGTGTCGAGCACATGGGTCATGTGCCTATGAATCATGGTGTCGACTTCCATCCGGGTCTTGCCAGTAATGTCGCTAAGGCATCGGGCATGATGGGTCTTACGGCTGAGATGCTAGGTAAGATGCACGGCATCACACGTGAGCAGCAAGATGAATTTGCGGTACGTTCACATAAACGTGCTCATGCAGCCACTGTCGAAGGTCGCTTCGCCAATGAGATCCACCCAATCGAAGGTCATGATACCAATGGTGCCTTAATCACGGTTGAGCATGATGAAGTTATCCGTCCTGAAACGACCATGGAGTCTCTGTCCGGACTTAGACCAGCTTTCGACCCTGCTAATGGCACAGTTACAGCGGGTACATCTTCAGCCCTGTCAGATGGTGCATCTGCCATGCTAGTTATGGAAGAAGAGAAAGCCAAGGCCTTAGGCTTACCAATCCGTGCTCGCATCCTCTCAATGGCCGTCGCCGGTTGTGATGCCGCCATCATGGGTTATGGTCCTGTTCCGGCAACTAAGAAAGCACTGGAACGCGCAGGTCTTACCATCGAAGATCTCGATGTTATCGAGCTCAACGAAGCCTTCGCAGCCCAATCTATACCATGTATGAAAGACTTAGGTCTGATGGATGTGGTTGATGAGAAGGTTAACCTCAATGGCGGAGCTATCGCCCTAGGTCATCCATTAGGATGCTCTGGTACTCGTATCTCTACAACACTTATCAACTTGATGGAAAGCAAAGATGCAAAATATGGTTTGGCGACCATGTGTATCGGTTTAGGTCAAGGTATAGCAACGATATTCGAAAGACCTTAA
- the tusA gene encoding sulfurtransferase TusA gives MNQADHHLDAIGLRCPEPVMMVRKSVRKMEAGETLLIIADDPATTRDIPSFCEFMDHKLISSSTDKTPYQYLIQKGL, from the coding sequence ATGAATCAAGCCGACCATCACCTTGATGCTATTGGACTCAGATGTCCGGAGCCTGTGATGATGGTGCGTAAATCAGTACGTAAAATGGAAGCCGGCGAGACCCTGCTGATCATTGCAGACGATCCAGCCACTACACGAGATATTCCCAGCTTCTGTGAATTCATGGATCATAAACTAATCTCAAGCAGCACAGATAAAACGCCTTATCAGTATCTAATACAGAAAGGACTCTGA
- a CDS encoding MOSC domain-containing protein produces MSTLIAIGFKPIKQQPMTLVTKANVTCSHGVEQDFFGRPGKRQVTVMSKEQWLNVCCELDTMLPWTTRRANLLVEGLSFTPAHVGKILEIGDLKLEITGETDPCKKMEISHAGLEAALTPDWRGGVTCRVLNDGVIREGDAVLLIS; encoded by the coding sequence ATGTCGACACTTATTGCCATCGGATTTAAACCCATTAAGCAACAGCCTATGACACTCGTTACTAAGGCAAATGTCACCTGCTCCCATGGTGTCGAACAAGATTTTTTCGGCCGACCAGGTAAGCGACAAGTCACTGTCATGTCTAAAGAGCAATGGCTGAACGTCTGTTGTGAGCTTGATACCATGCTACCTTGGACAACTCGTAGAGCTAACTTACTGGTTGAAGGCCTGAGTTTTACTCCAGCACATGTAGGCAAGATACTAGAGATAGGTGACCTCAAGTTGGAGATCACCGGCGAGACAGATCCGTGTAAGAAGATGGAAATTTCCCATGCCGGACTCGAAGCTGCACTAACACCAGATTGGCGCGGTGGTGTCACCTGTCGGGTATTGAACGATGGGGTTATCCGTGAAGGTGATGCGGTTCTGCTGATAAGCTAA
- the fadB gene encoding fatty acid oxidation complex subunit alpha FadB translates to MIYQSPTIQVELLEDNIARLCFNAPGSVNKLDRETINSLNAALDAIQQNSDIQALVLTSGKGAFIVGADITEFLGLFAQDDSVLLPWIAEANVVFNKLEDLPFPTISAINGFALGGGFETVLATDFRIADTTARVGLPESKLGLVPGFGGTVRLPRLIGADNALEWITSGKDQRPEAALKVGAIDAIVAPENLQASAIQMLKDAVAEKLDWQTRRARKQAPLTLPKLEAMMSFATAKGMVFKIAGKHYPAPMTAISVIEKAANLGRDEALKIEHQAFVKLAKTDVTQALIGIFLNDQLVKGKAKKAGKLAKKVDTAAVLGAGIMGGGIAYQSASKGTPIVMKDIAQPALDLGLGEASKLLAAQIKRGRSTPEKMAKVLNNITATLDYAPVKDVDLVVEAVVEHPKVKSMVLAEVEQHVADDAIITSNTSTISINLLAKALNKPERFCGMHFFNPVHKMPLVEIIRGENSSEETIATVVAYASKMGKTPIVVNDCPGFFINRVLFPYFAGFCGLLADGGDFAAIDKVMEKQFGWPMGPAYLLDVVGLDTGHHAQAVMAEGFPDRMAKDGKDAIDIMFGAERFGQKNSKGFYAYSVDRRGKPKKDVDAVSYELLGAEFGELKQFESDEIIARTMIPMIIETVRCLEEGIIASPAEADMGLVYGLGFPPFRGGVFRYIDTMGVANFVALADKYAHLGGLYQVTDAMRELAANNGSYYQSK, encoded by the coding sequence ATGATCTACCAAAGTCCTACGATTCAGGTTGAGTTACTTGAAGATAATATCGCTCGGCTATGCTTTAACGCACCGGGTTCAGTCAACAAGTTAGATAGAGAAACGATTAACTCTCTTAACGCTGCACTCGATGCAATCCAGCAAAATTCAGACATCCAAGCTCTAGTCCTGACTTCAGGTAAAGGCGCCTTCATCGTTGGCGCCGACATCACTGAATTCTTAGGCTTGTTCGCCCAAGACGATAGTGTGCTACTCCCTTGGATAGCTGAAGCGAATGTCGTATTTAATAAGTTAGAAGATCTTCCCTTTCCAACTATCTCAGCCATCAACGGCTTTGCACTAGGTGGCGGTTTCGAAACCGTACTAGCTACCGACTTCCGTATTGCCGATACCACAGCAAGAGTGGGATTACCTGAGTCTAAGCTAGGACTGGTTCCAGGTTTTGGAGGCACGGTTCGCTTGCCACGTCTAATCGGTGCGGATAACGCGCTCGAGTGGATCACTAGCGGTAAAGACCAACGTCCGGAAGCGGCGCTTAAAGTCGGCGCTATCGACGCAATCGTTGCCCCAGAAAATTTACAAGCTTCAGCCATTCAGATGCTCAAGGATGCAGTCGCAGAAAAACTCGATTGGCAGACTCGCCGCGCTCGAAAGCAGGCTCCACTGACACTGCCTAAGCTAGAAGCCATGATGTCATTCGCCACTGCCAAAGGCATGGTTTTCAAGATAGCGGGCAAGCATTACCCGGCACCTATGACAGCCATCAGCGTCATAGAAAAAGCCGCTAACCTTGGGCGAGATGAAGCCCTTAAGATAGAACATCAGGCCTTTGTTAAGCTGGCCAAGACAGATGTGACTCAGGCATTGATCGGTATCTTCCTCAATGATCAGCTAGTAAAAGGTAAGGCTAAGAAGGCCGGTAAACTGGCTAAGAAAGTCGACACGGCTGCCGTACTAGGTGCAGGCATCATGGGTGGCGGTATCGCCTACCAGAGTGCCAGTAAAGGCACTCCTATCGTCATGAAAGATATTGCACAGCCAGCTCTGGACTTAGGTCTGGGTGAAGCATCTAAGCTGCTTGCAGCGCAAATTAAACGTGGTCGCTCTACACCAGAGAAGATGGCTAAGGTACTTAACAACATCACAGCGACTCTGGACTATGCTCCGGTCAAAGATGTCGACCTTGTCGTCGAAGCCGTTGTCGAGCACCCTAAAGTCAAATCTATGGTACTGGCCGAAGTTGAGCAGCATGTTGCCGACGACGCCATCATCACCTCTAATACATCTACCATCTCGATAAACCTGCTAGCTAAGGCGCTAAACAAGCCTGAGCGTTTCTGTGGCATGCACTTCTTCAACCCGGTACATAAGATGCCACTGGTTGAAATTATTCGTGGTGAGAACAGCTCGGAAGAGACGATTGCGACTGTAGTCGCTTACGCCAGCAAGATGGGTAAGACACCTATCGTAGTTAATGATTGTCCTGGCTTCTTCATTAACCGTGTGCTGTTCCCTTACTTTGCAGGTTTTTGTGGCCTACTCGCCGATGGCGGTGATTTCGCCGCTATCGATAAGGTAATGGAAAAACAGTTTGGTTGGCCTATGGGCCCAGCATACCTACTGGATGTTGTCGGTTTAGACACGGGTCATCACGCACAGGCCGTTATGGCTGAAGGCTTCCCGGATCGCATGGCGAAAGATGGCAAAGATGCTATCGATATCATGTTCGGAGCTGAACGCTTCGGTCAGAAGAACAGCAAAGGTTTCTATGCTTACTCTGTCGACCGTCGTGGCAAGCCGAAGAAAGATGTCGATGCCGTTAGCTATGAACTGCTAGGTGCCGAATTTGGCGAACTTAAGCAATTCGAGTCCGATGAGATCATCGCCCGCACTATGATCCCTATGATCATAGAAACCGTGCGTTGTCTCGAAGAAGGCATTATCGCTTCACCTGCTGAAGCGGATATGGGTCTGGTTTACGGTCTAGGTTTCCCACCATTCCGAGGCGGTGTATTCCGCTATATAGATACCATGGGCGTCGCAAACTTCGTCGCTCTCGCCGATAAATATGCTCACTTAGGTGGCCTATATCAAGTAACAGATGCCATGCGTGAACTTGCCGCAAACAATGGCAGCTACTACCAGTCTAAATAA
- a CDS encoding HpaA family protein: protein MKQSLALLISISLCACSAIPVKKESGRVDTNFDFGAQSASVDKKIAIVKPTGVFTVYQQMVSNQNSMLVNLGVRQERKDSFVQVRDHYNQEVRKAFQNGVEILITRKGFTYTGPYETFDEITYGDKKNSYLAIVPKFDIKVGKADVKRKSFSSYAQEKGFIKIDGSFVLKFIEPLTGQVMAQKRVDLSSLNIAEPYITQWETKASGGGLISGAIGGAIKHASKPDVLVDNVEKAYANAMTKFYQGSMKQLVKYVSTEEINSFEADVKELKGIKRY, encoded by the coding sequence ATGAAGCAATCCCTTGCTCTACTTATCTCTATCTCATTATGTGCATGCTCTGCTATTCCAGTAAAGAAGGAGTCTGGAAGAGTGGATACAAATTTTGATTTTGGTGCACAAAGTGCGTCAGTGGATAAGAAAATTGCCATCGTAAAACCAACAGGTGTATTTACTGTGTATCAACAGATGGTTTCAAATCAAAATTCAATGCTTGTTAACCTTGGGGTACGTCAAGAAAGAAAAGACTCATTTGTTCAGGTCAGAGATCATTATAATCAAGAGGTAAGAAAAGCATTTCAAAACGGAGTTGAAATTTTGATTACTCGAAAGGGTTTTACATATACCGGCCCTTATGAGACTTTTGATGAGATCACCTATGGTGATAAAAAGAATAGTTATTTGGCGATTGTACCTAAATTTGATATAAAAGTCGGTAAGGCAGATGTGAAAAGAAAGTCTTTTTCTTCTTATGCGCAGGAGAAGGGATTCATAAAAATAGATGGCTCTTTTGTACTTAAATTTATTGAGCCATTAACGGGGCAAGTCATGGCTCAGAAGCGTGTGGATTTAAGCAGCCTTAATATTGCAGAGCCCTATATTACGCAATGGGAAACTAAAGCTAGTGGTGGAGGGTTAATATCCGGAGCTATTGGTGGAGCAATAAAGCACGCTAGTAAGCCTGATGTTTTGGTTGATAACGTAGAAAAAGCTTATGCTAATGCAATGACCAAGTTTTACCAAGGCTCAATGAAGCAACTAGTAAAGTATGTCTCAACTGAAGAAATAAATAGCTTTGAAGCAGATGTTAAAGAATTGAAGGGAATTAAGCGGTATTAA
- a CDS encoding amidohydrolase family protein produces the protein MIKHKFTPLGAAIALSLSLPIMASESTSDKAAKWQVNAPTNAPFEQVKIDVSEGTWMNISVSPNGKTIVFDMLGDIYQIPMQGGEAKVLAKGIAWQMQPTYSPDGKYIAFTSDENGGDNIWIMDADGSNPRAVTDETFRLLNSPAWSPDSQYLVARKHYTGSRSLGAGEVWLYHIAGGEGIKLTERPNEQKDLGEPAYSPDGRYIYFSQDATPGKTFHYSKNSVKGIYKIKRYDTETGDIEVLVQGTGGAIRPTPSPDGTKLAYIKRDGFQSSLYLLDLKSGKKEKLYGKLDRDMQETWAIHGVYPTMSWTSDNQEIVFWAGGKINKIDVESKSVKQIPFSVKTELAVQPAVRFKQDLDKDVFDVNMLRMAQVSPDGKKVVYEALGKLWIKSLSNKSDKHSRLTKLDSELRELYPQWSRDSRSVVFTTWDDQQQGTVKVVSVRNKRSKTLTKEPGKYVEPTFSPDGSFVVYRKAKGGYITPKTWSQNTGLYKVDIQGKQNTRITPDGYQPQFGADSERVYFMDQGETPEFASINLDGFQKRVHYTSKLGTEFRISPDGKQLAFAERFKVWVTPFAKHGETIEIGPKASNLPVSQLSVRAGESISWNGNSDQLYWTLGPELYQMSVDIEYKDQRKTNNDEQTNSDIAKVEPKITDLGFTQKADVPRGTIAFVGGKIITMEDDKVIENGVVIIKDNKIISVGDSSTQIPSEATVIDIKGKTLMPGLFDAHAHGAQGEEEIIPQQNWELYSNLSLGVTAIHDPSNDTTEIFAASEQQKAGNIAGPRIFSTGTILYGANGPGYTSHIDSLDDAKFHLERLKKVGAFSVKSYNQPRRNQRQQVIAAARELEMMVVPEGGSLLQHNLTMIVDGHTGIEHSLPAASIYNDIKQLWSQTEVGYTPTLVVAYGGISGENYWYDKTDVWAHPRLSMYVPSDLLDARSMRRPTAPDEHYNHFNVARVANEMNDLGVKPNIGAHGQREGLAAHWEMWMFAQGGMSNLEVLKTATINPAKHFAMDHQLGSIKQGKLADLIVIDGDPLEDIRVTDRVTYTMVNGKLYNAETMNQLNGGSKNRGKERKPFFFEH, from the coding sequence ATGATAAAACATAAGTTCACACCACTAGGTGCTGCAATCGCACTTAGTTTAAGTTTGCCAATAATGGCAAGCGAATCGACTTCAGATAAAGCAGCTAAGTGGCAAGTAAACGCGCCGACTAATGCCCCTTTTGAACAGGTTAAGATTGATGTATCCGAAGGCACCTGGATGAACATCAGTGTCAGCCCAAATGGTAAGACTATCGTGTTCGATATGCTGGGTGATATCTATCAAATCCCCATGCAAGGTGGTGAGGCCAAAGTATTAGCTAAAGGCATAGCCTGGCAGATGCAGCCGACATACAGCCCGGATGGTAAGTATATCGCCTTCACCTCGGATGAAAACGGTGGCGACAATATCTGGATCATGGATGCCGATGGCAGCAATCCAAGAGCCGTTACCGACGAAACATTCCGTCTGCTCAATAGCCCAGCCTGGAGTCCGGATTCACAATACCTGGTCGCACGTAAGCATTACACAGGCTCACGTAGTCTAGGTGCCGGAGAAGTCTGGCTATATCATATTGCTGGCGGCGAAGGCATTAAGCTCACCGAGCGCCCTAACGAACAGAAAGACTTAGGCGAACCCGCCTACTCTCCAGATGGCCGCTATATCTACTTTAGCCAAGATGCCACTCCGGGTAAGACATTCCATTACTCGAAAAATTCGGTCAAGGGCATCTATAAGATAAAGCGCTACGATACCGAGACCGGGGATATAGAAGTATTAGTCCAAGGCACAGGTGGTGCCATAAGACCGACCCCGAGTCCGGACGGAACTAAGCTAGCCTATATCAAACGTGATGGATTTCAGTCTTCCCTTTACCTGCTCGACCTTAAATCTGGCAAGAAAGAGAAGCTATACGGCAAGCTAGACAGAGACATGCAGGAGACCTGGGCCATTCATGGTGTCTACCCGACCATGAGCTGGACCAGTGATAACCAAGAGATAGTCTTCTGGGCTGGCGGTAAGATTAACAAAATCGATGTCGAGTCAAAATCAGTTAAACAGATCCCCTTCTCGGTGAAGACAGAGCTAGCTGTTCAACCTGCGGTACGATTCAAGCAAGACCTTGATAAGGATGTATTCGACGTCAATATGCTGCGTATGGCTCAGGTATCACCCGATGGTAAGAAAGTCGTTTATGAAGCCCTAGGTAAATTATGGATTAAGAGCTTATCTAATAAATCAGACAAGCATAGCCGGCTCACTAAACTAGATTCAGAGCTGAGAGAGCTGTATCCCCAGTGGTCCCGTGACAGCAGAAGTGTGGTGTTTACCACCTGGGATGATCAGCAGCAAGGTACAGTTAAAGTCGTCAGTGTCAGGAACAAACGCAGTAAAACATTGACCAAGGAGCCGGGTAAATATGTAGAACCCACCTTCTCACCCGATGGTTCCTTCGTAGTTTACCGTAAAGCTAAAGGCGGTTATATCACACCGAAAACCTGGTCCCAGAATACAGGTCTGTATAAGGTAGATATTCAAGGCAAACAAAATACCCGCATCACGCCAGACGGTTATCAACCACAGTTTGGTGCCGATTCAGAACGAGTCTACTTTATGGATCAGGGTGAGACTCCAGAGTTCGCCTCAATAAACCTAGATGGCTTCCAGAAACGAGTTCACTACACCAGCAAGCTAGGTACAGAATTTCGCATATCTCCCGATGGCAAGCAGCTCGCTTTCGCTGAACGTTTCAAGGTCTGGGTCACTCCATTCGCTAAACACGGCGAGACTATAGAGATAGGCCCTAAGGCGAGTAACTTACCTGTCAGCCAATTGAGTGTGCGTGCCGGTGAGAGTATCAGTTGGAACGGTAACAGCGATCAACTCTACTGGACCTTGGGCCCAGAGCTATATCAGATGTCTGTAGATATAGAGTATAAAGACCAAAGAAAAACCAACAATGATGAGCAAACTAACTCAGATATCGCTAAGGTCGAACCTAAGATAACCGACCTGGGATTCACTCAGAAAGCCGATGTTCCACGTGGAACAATTGCCTTTGTCGGTGGCAAGATAATCACCATGGAAGATGACAAGGTGATTGAGAATGGTGTTGTCATCATCAAGGATAACAAGATTATCTCTGTCGGTGACTCATCGACGCAAATCCCAAGTGAGGCCACTGTCATAGACATCAAGGGCAAAACCTTGATGCCGGGTCTATTCGATGCTCATGCACATGGCGCACAAGGTGAAGAGGAAATTATCCCCCAGCAAAACTGGGAACTCTACTCAAACTTGTCTCTAGGTGTCACGGCTATCCATGATCCGTCTAACGATACCACAGAGATATTCGCCGCTTCCGAACAACAGAAAGCGGGAAATATTGCCGGTCCACGCATCTTCTCCACTGGTACCATTCTCTATGGAGCCAATGGTCCAGGCTACACATCTCACATAGATTCACTGGATGATGCCAAATTCCACCTGGAACGTTTGAAGAAAGTCGGCGCATTCAGTGTGAAGAGTTATAACCAGCCGCGTCGTAATCAGCGTCAACAAGTCATAGCGGCCGCTCGTGAACTCGAGATGATGGTTGTACCTGAAGGTGGCAGTTTGCTACAACATAACCTCACCATGATTGTCGATGGTCATACGGGTATCGAACATTCACTGCCAGCGGCATCTATCTACAATGATATAAAGCAGCTATGGAGTCAGACTGAAGTCGGTTACACCCCGACTCTAGTCGTCGCCTATGGCGGTATATCGGGTGAGAACTATTGGTACGATAAGACAGATGTTTGGGCACACCCGAGACTGTCCATGTATGTACCGAGTGATCTACTAGACGCCAGATCCATGAGACGCCCAACCGCACCGGATGAACATTACAACCATTTCAATGTTGCCCGTGTCGCCAATGAGATGAATGATCTGGGCGTTAAACCCAATATTGGGGCCCATGGTCAACGTGAAGGTTTAGCAGCTCATTGGGAGATGTGGATGTTTGCCCAAGGTGGCATGAGTAATCTCGAAGTGCTAAAAACAGCTACCATAAATCCGGCTAAACACTTCGCCATGGATCATCAACTAGGTTCTATCAAGCAAGGTAAACTCGCCGACTTGATCGTTATCGATGGTGACCCACTAGAAGATATTCGAGTCACAGATCGAGTTACTTATACCATGGTCAACGGCAAACTCTACAACGCCGAAACTATGAACCAGTTAAACGGTGGATCAAAAAATAGAGGTAAAGAGAGAAAGCCTTTCTTTTTTGAACATTAA